One segment of Candidatus Thermoplasmatota archaeon DNA contains the following:
- a CDS encoding IS200/IS605 family accessory protein TnpB-related protein, with amino-acid sequence MLVKGVVFRLDKEIPSEAKILLEDFRLAVNSAIREGLQARVTSRNALTRIAYKDLRKRYPRMYSQHLASAFEVAGGVLKNYRRRVRKGGACNIPYVKRLMMKAENQAYKLDRQSGTIDLPIMAGCHIGLKLVVSQYHRKFLDDSTLSLGSLTLLPDRVIVAFRKGATAPYTSESALSLDTNERSLDGVFIDSASERAVSVRAGFSDVAIIQQRHHDRRRRLQKKKAHDRRTSRNLCRREGTREHHRIEYRLHQVADSVLSFAEGKKSAIVLEDLTGIQFKRGKDMNRRLSLWPRRKLHQIIEYKDV; translated from the coding sequence ATGCTAGTCAAAGGAGTTGTCTTCCGGTTAGATAAGGAGATTCCGTCGGAAGCCAAGATTCTGCTCGAGGACTTCAGACTGGCGGTCAATAGCGCGATTAGGGAGGGCCTCCAGGCGAGAGTGACCTCGAGAAATGCTCTGACTAGGATTGCATACAAGGATCTTCGCAAACGATATCCTAGGATGTACTCCCAGCATCTTGCATCAGCGTTCGAGGTGGCTGGTGGCGTTCTCAAGAACTATCGCAGGCGCGTTCGCAAAGGGGGTGCGTGCAATATCCCATATGTCAAGCGCCTCATGATGAAGGCAGAGAACCAGGCGTACAAGCTCGATCGGCAATCTGGAACTATCGACCTTCCGATAATGGCTGGCTGTCATATTGGATTGAAACTTGTCGTCAGCCAGTACCATCGGAAGTTCCTGGACGATTCGACTCTCTCGCTCGGATCGCTCACTCTTCTTCCTGATAGGGTCATAGTAGCCTTCAGGAAGGGTGCCACGGCACCGTACACATCCGAGTCGGCCCTTTCTCTCGACACCAACGAAAGAAGCCTGGACGGCGTTTTCATCGACAGCGCCTCTGAAAGGGCAGTCTCAGTCAGGGCGGGATTCAGTGATGTAGCCATCATACAGCAGCGGCACCACGACCGACGGAGAAGGTTGCAGAAGAAGAAGGCGCATGACAGGCGCACATCGAGAAACCTGTGTAGGCGGGAAGGCACAAGAGAGCACCATCGGATTGAGTACAGACTCCACCAAGTGGCGGATTCCGTACTCTCCTTTGCCGAGGGTAAGAAGTCGGCTATTGTGCTTGAGGACCTGACAGGAATCCAGTTCAAGAGGGGCAAGGACATGAATCGCCGCCTCAGCCTGTGGCCGAGGAGGAAGCTCCACCAGATCATCGAGTACAAGGATGTATAA
- a CDS encoding histidine phosphatase family protein gives MPKLELILIRHGETDWNTGSIFRGHEDVRLNATGIAQADATAEALRDKVFEAVYSSPLKRALVTARRVAMPHEIEIRENMGLVDINYGTWQGLKESTVQERHPKAYDRWMKTPAKMKFPGGESTKKAWKRVNTALRELVFMHGTGTIVLVTHRIPLKFMTAYMLGKHLRDINGIRHDPCAVSIFEVEDRRFTPVKLNDTSHLARLDLPSQKDF, from the coding sequence ATGCCAAAGCTCGAGCTCATTCTCATCAGGCACGGTGAGACCGATTGGAACACGGGTAGCATATTCAGGGGACATGAGGATGTGCGACTCAACGCGACAGGCATCGCCCAAGCCGACGCCACAGCCGAGGCTTTGAGAGACAAGGTCTTCGAGGCGGTGTACTCGAGCCCGCTCAAGAGAGCCCTCGTCACTGCGAGGAGGGTCGCCATGCCCCACGAGATCGAGATCCGAGAGAACATGGGCCTGGTGGACATCAACTACGGCACTTGGCAGGGCCTCAAGGAAAGCACAGTGCAAGAGAGGCACCCGAAGGCCTATGACAGATGGATGAAGACCCCCGCGAAGATGAAGTTCCCCGGCGGCGAGAGCACCAAGAAGGCGTGGAAGCGGGTGAACACCGCGCTTCGGGAGCTCGTCTTCATGCACGGAACCGGAACCATCGTGCTGGTCACTCACAGGATTCCTTTGAAGTTCATGACAGCCTATATGCTCGGCAAACACCTCAGAGACATCAACGGGATCAGGCATGATCCGTGCGCAGTCTCGATCTTCGAGGTCGAGGACAGAAGGTTCACGCCGGTGAAATTGAACGATACATCGCATTTGGCCAGGCTGGACTTGCCATCTCAGAAGGATTTCTGA
- a CDS encoding HAD-IA family hydrolase, which translates to MTEEIDAIMFDAGGTLIDVRPPKEEIFARVLSEHGFNTRPEKIASSMAKADRRLDAEFAEIDGKDEARFWQEYDDLVLADLGIKTHIDEVSKDLSKSFEEIMQKAESWTDYPDVRPALERLRRRDFKLGVVSNATDLLNKVFLNLDLSKYFDFVIISDEVGVRKPSPRIFMMAAEEAGASPSRSIYLGDKPNVDIHGATRAGMNAILVDRANAFPDARCLRIRDLTYLERFS; encoded by the coding sequence ATGACCGAAGAGATCGACGCTATCATGTTCGACGCGGGCGGCACTCTGATCGATGTGCGGCCGCCGAAGGAGGAAATCTTCGCCCGCGTTCTCTCGGAACACGGTTTCAACACTAGGCCGGAGAAGATAGCCTCCTCGATGGCCAAGGCGGACAGACGGTTGGACGCAGAGTTCGCAGAGATAGACGGTAAGGATGAGGCTCGATTCTGGCAGGAATACGACGACCTCGTACTCGCTGACCTGGGCATCAAGACCCACATCGATGAGGTCTCGAAGGATCTCTCCAAGTCGTTCGAAGAAATCATGCAAAAGGCGGAGAGCTGGACGGATTACCCGGACGTCCGACCCGCATTGGAAAGGCTGCGCAGAAGGGATTTCAAGCTAGGCGTTGTGTCGAACGCCACGGACCTCCTGAACAAGGTCTTTCTCAACCTCGACCTGTCAAAATACTTTGACTTCGTGATCATATCAGATGAGGTCGGCGTGAGGAAGCCGTCACCGAGGATCTTCATGATGGCTGCTGAGGAAGCAGGGGCAAGTCCGAGCCGCTCAATCTACCTCGGCGACAAGCCCAATGTCGATATTCACGGTGCCACCAGGGCAGGCATGAATGCGATCCTGGTAGACAGGGCAAATGCGTTCCCGGACGCAAGGTGCCTTAGAATCCGAGACCTCACGTACCTCGAGCGCTTCTCCTGA